In a single window of the Coffea eugenioides isolate CCC68of chromosome 3, Ceug_1.0, whole genome shotgun sequence genome:
- the LOC113765855 gene encoding F-box protein CPR1-like, whose product MVHIHIPEEIIVEMLSRLPVKSILKFKLVCKLWNSLLSDPRFSLATKGREHAIFWCSGKRCFSSLDHQYAIREIPRQCWDRQHLDFLGSCNGLLLFSTYGTRYDCYSYCYFYLLNPSTRSFRGLINFGRRILYGENRITDYPVAYGFCFDKLSDDYKAIMVYYSSSSFPSQRALVFSLKRGTTLRDVSLPYMLRGTGVLANGNLHWIDVNGQEIIGGDLIVCFDETTNRFSKLPTPAVVRGGNKPIYRLGVLDGCLCMSRYTAGIYTFKCELFVMREYGVKESWATLCAISGGANLKSVRGWEPLFFTKSGEELLISGSYCILAYNVKTKSLKEIHTYSGQESYVGPLRYVESLIPLGNFER is encoded by the coding sequence ATGGTACACATTCACATACCTGAGGAAATTATTGTTGAGATGCTCTCTAGATTGCCGGTGAAATCgattttgaaattcaagttgGTTTGCAAGTTATGGAACTCTTTGCTATCCGATCCTCGGTTCAGTTTGGCAACTAAAGGTAGAGAACACGCGATCTTCTGGTGTAGTGGCAAAAGATGTTTTAGTTCTTTAGACCATCAGTATGCAATCCGAGAGATTCCTAGGCAATGTTGGGATCGACAGCATTTAGATTTTCTGGGATCTTGTAACGGTTTGCTGCTCTTCAGTACTTATGGTACCCGTTACGACTGCTATAGTTATTGTTACTTCTATCTTTTGAACCCATCAACAAGATCTTTTAGAGGTTTGATCAACTTCGGCAGGAGGATATTGTATGGTGAAAACCGTATAACTGATTATCCAGTGGCCTATGGATTTTGCTTCGACAAGTTGTCAGATGATTACAAAGCAATAATGGTGTATTATTCTTCTTCATCATTTCCTTCTCAAAGGGCTCTTGTTTTTAGCTTGAAGAGGGGAACAACTTTAAGAGATGTCAGTCTCCCCTACATGCTTAGGGGAACAGGGGTTTTAGCCAATGGCAATTTGCATTGGATAGACGTAAATGGTCAGGAGATCATTGGCGGTGACTTGATTGTTTGTTTTGATGAAACCACCAACAGATTTAGCAAATTACCCACGCCAGCAGTGGTACGTGGTGGGAATAAGCCTATTTACAGGCTGGGAGTTTTGGACGGATGCCTTTGCATGTCTAGATATACTGCTGGAATTTATACATTCAAGTGCGAGCTTTTTGTTATGCGAGAATATGGTGTGAAGGAATCTTGGGCTACTTTGTGCGCTATATCTGGTGGAGCGAATTTGAAAAGTGTGAGGGGGTGGGAGCCTCTCTTCTTCACCAAGTCCGGCGAGGAGTTATTGATCTCAGGCTCTTATTGTATATTGGCTTACAATGTAAAAACCAAGTCACTCAAGGAAATTCACACATATTCCGGCCAGGAATCCTATGTTGGTCCTCTTAGGTATGTGGAAAGTCTGATACCGCTGGGAAACTTTGAGAGATGA
- the LOC113764643 gene encoding acid phosphatase 1-like: MARSVGILLAIFCFLLGSAAADCNILKEKGKDGLQITLKNYCEAWRMNVELHNIRDFDVVPDECVSYMGKYMTSTQYKVDSERTIHESIVYISTSCNLKKDGTDAWIFDIDDTLLSTVPYYKKNGFGGKKLNLTSLEEWMSKGKAPALQHSLKLFNELKSRGVRIILVSSRMEHLRSATVDNLVHEGFFGWNSLLLRGADDACKDIQGFKSDVRKQLISKGYRIWGILGDQWSSIEGLPSANRTFKLPNPLYYSA, from the exons ATGGCAAGAAGTGTTGGCATTTTGTTAGCTATCTTTTGCTTCCTGCTAGGCTCAGCTGCAGCGGACTGCAACATTCTCAAGGAGAAAGGGAAAGATGGACTTCAAATCACCTTGAAGAACTACTGTGAGGCTTGGAGGATGAATGTTGAGCTCCACAACATCAGGGATTTTGATGTTGTGCCTGATGAATGTGTTTCATACATGGGCAAATACATGACATCAACTCAATACAAGGTGGATTCTGAGAGGACTATTCATGAATCCATTGTCTATATCAGCACCAGCTGCAATCTCAAGAAAGATGGCACAGATGCTTGGATCTTTGACATTGATGATACTCTTTTGTCCACTGTCCCTTACTACAAGAAAAATGGTTTTGG GGGAAAGAAGTTGAACTTGACCTCTTTGGAAGAGTGGATGAGCAAGGGCAAAGCACCAGCTCTTCAGCACTCTCTGAAGCTTTTCAATGAGCTTAAATCACGAGGAGTTCGGATCATTTTGGTTTCTTCAAGGATGGAGCATCTCAGATCTGCCACAGTCGACAACCTTGTCCATGAGGGCTTCTTTGGTTGGAACAGTCTCTTATTAAG GGGAGCTGATGATGCATGCAAGGACATCCAGGGATTCAAATCTGATGTAAGGAAACAATTGATCAGCAAGGGATATCGCATTTGGGGCATTCTTGGCGACCAATGGAGCAGCATTGAGGGGCTTCCAAGTGCAAATAGAACATTTAAACTTCCAAATCCTTTGTATTATAGTGCCTAA
- the LOC113765338 gene encoding 60S ribosomal protein L23 yields MSKRGRGGSAGNKFRMSLGLPVAATVNCADNTGAKNLYIISVKGIKGRLNRLPSACVGDMVMATVKKGKPDLRKKVMPAVIVRQRKPWRRKDGVYMYFEDNAGVIVNPKGEMKGSAITGPIGKECADLWPRIASAANAIV; encoded by the exons ATGTCGAAGCGAG GGCGAGGTGGGTCGGCGGGGAACAAGTTCCGGATGTCGCTGGGTTTACCGGTGGCGGCGACGGTGAACTGTGCCGACAACACAGGAGCTAAGAATCTTTACATTATATCGGTGAAAGGGATTAAGGGCCGGCTCAATCGGCTGCCGTCGGCTTGTGTTGGAGATATGGTGATGGCTACTGTGAAAAAGGGGAAGCCTGATTTGAGAAAGAAGGTTATGCCAGCTGTCATCGTGAGGCAGAGGAAACCATGGCGCCGAAAGGACGGGGTTTATATGTATTTTGAAG ATAATGCGGGTGTCATTGTGAATCCTAAAGGTGAAATGAAAG GGTCTGCTATTACTGGTCCGATAGGGAAGGAGTGTGCTGATCTGTGGCCCAGGATTGCTAGTGCTGCTAATGCCATTGTTTGA
- the LOC113765334 gene encoding uncharacterized protein LOC113765334 codes for MQSLPSPNQNIAQPASAAQRKVLVYNPDYHGKKFGKLWVLGPNYRANYDKFQEGIKEKALVHVLCNSQCLRSAIMGAIGDIETQVRAAYADDVLDGLTSDVVQEIMVVDGCFFLLLSFSILGAKLKFPENDLVFGTGCVTEYMGMWLESMFFVGNQIPFIVLEKLMDLSFFKVLKQTLKCKQPLELGKRTLHKFLIVDQNSKPMDLIHCLQSIMLGPEGRSNIGVAKKDDDIGDIGTATKLCKHGVKIRKLEGDLGIRGMRYESNAFGAVLYLPVLRVDRHTGLLLRCLLKYEIAQEPQGVEPEVITFFKFIRELIHTTQDREVLESEEVVQGQSTDLLGLLGTLDVLVSSGNMHSIKREIVGNQPWQWRKPLKWMFIISSILTLAFGFMQMYYGILSYYNQGKP; via the coding sequence ATGCAAAGCCTCCCTAGTCCAAACCAGAACATTGCTCAGCCAGCATCAGCAGCTCAGCGCAAGGTTCTGGTATATAACCCAGACTATCATGGTAAAAAATTTGGAAAGCTTTGGGTACTTGGTCCAAACTACAGGGCAAATTATGATAAATTTCAGGAGGGTATTAAAGAGAAAGCTCTTGTCCATGTACTATGCAACTCGCAATGTTTGCGATCAGCAATAATGGGTGCAATAGGAGATATTGAAACCCAAGTAAGGGCTGCTTATGCTGATGATGTGCTGGATGGTTTGACATCGGATGTGGTCCAAGAGATAATGGTAGTAGACGGCTGCTTTTTTCTCCTGTTGTCATTCTCAATTCTTGGTGCAAAACTAAAGTTCCCGGAGAACGATCTTGTTTTTGGCACAGGATGCGTCACTGAATACATGGGCATGTGGCTAGAGTCCATGTTCTTTGTTGGAAATCAAATCCCTTTCATAGTGCTTGAGAAACTTATGGATCTTAGTTTCTTTAAAGTACTTAAACAAACACTTAAATGTAAGCAGCCACTGGAATTGGGAAAAAGGACCTTACATAAGTTCTTGATTGTTGATCAGAATTCAAAACCAATGGACTTAATCCATTGCCTACAATCCATCATGCTTGGTCCAGAAGGTCGCTCAAACATAGGTGTTGCAAAAAAGGATGATGACATAGGGGACATTGGTACTGCGACCAAGTTATGCAAACATGGTGTTAAAATACGAAAGCTAGAAGGAGATTTGGGGATTAGAGGGATGCGTTATGAGTCCAATGCTTTTGGGGCTGTTTTATACTTGCCTGTATTGAGGGTTGACAGACACACAGGGCTCTTATTAAGGTGTCTTTTAAAGTATGAGATAGCTCAGGAACCTCAAGGGGTTGAACCTGAGGTAATTACTTTCTTTAAGTTTATTCGTGAGCTGATTCATACAACACAAGATAGGGAAGTCCTTGAGTCTGAAGAAGTTGTTCAAGGACAGTCAACAGACTTACTAGGACTTCTAGGAACTTTGGATGTCTTGGTTTCATCTGGCAATATGCACTCTATTAAAAGAGAAATAGTAGGAAATCAACCCTGGCAGTGGCGAAAGCCGCTAAAATGGATGTTTATTATTTCCTCTATTTTGACGTTAGCATTTGGTTTTATGCAAATGTACTATGGCATTCTTTCCTACTACAACCAGGGAAAGCCATGA